One window of the Spea bombifrons isolate aSpeBom1 chromosome 8, aSpeBom1.2.pri, whole genome shotgun sequence genome contains the following:
- the P2RY4 gene encoding P2Y purinoceptor 4 — protein sequence MTSSSFTLLLSPLPSNVTEEDNESCIFNEQFKFLILPISYSAVFIVGLPLNATAIWIFIAKIRPWSPTTVYMFNLALSDMLYVLSLPTLVYYYADHNNWPFGEALCKIVRFLFYTNLYCSILFLTCISVHRYLGVCHPLRSLQRVKVKHARIICASVWLSVSICLVPNLIFVTVSPRGNSIICHDTTTPDQFETYVEYSTAVMSLLFGVPCLVITCCYGFMARELTKPLVSGSHTLPSYKKRSIKTIVVVLVVFTICFLPFHITRTLYYYARLKEECQFLKVVNIIYKITRPMASANSCIDPVLYFLASDSYQRRLLRTVTRVSGTCRRHFATRRSGPLLCRRGGSLAVITTEEPQTTGSLGSILEERGMRSRVAGRNTEEVENGHGEQECNNQSQKRRALEQKECMQSGKESWGEVVGAMKVRDTGTACILERHKSLGEKKKANGIGENHGRWSLRMRDVGDANEEQIHEIPCEAKGSSTWNLLESTE from the coding sequence ATGACAAGTTCCTCCTTTACTCTTCTGCTGTCCCCACTCCCATCCAATGTAACAGAAGAAGACAATGAAAGCTGCATCTTCAATGAGCAATTTAAGTTCCTGATTCTACCAATTTCCTACAGCGCAGTCTTCATAGTGGGGCTGCCCTTAAACGCAACGGCTATATGGATTTTCATTGCTAAGATCCGGCCTTGGAGCCCAACCACAGTGTATATGTTTAACCTCGCGCTGTCTGACATGTTGTATGTGTTATCACTTCCAACCTTGGTTTACTATTATGCTGACCATAACAACTGGCCTTTTGGGGAAGCCCTGTGTAAAATTGTCCGTTTTCTCTTCTACACCAACCTATACTGCAGCATCCTTTTTCTCACCTGCATCAGTGTGCACCGCTACTTGGGAGTATGCCACCCTCTTCGTTCCCTGCAGAGAGTAAAAGTCAAGCATGCGCGTATAATCTGTGCTAGTGTGTGGTTATCGGTTAGCATCTGTCTGGTACCTAATCTCATTTTTGTCACAGTCAGTCCGAGAGGTAATTCGATAATTTGTCACGACACCACAACGCCTGATCAATTTGAAACTTATGTGGAGTACAGTACAGCTGTTATGAGTCTGCTCTTTGGGGTCCCTTGCCTGGTGATCACATGTTGTTATGGATTCATGGCCAGGGAGCTAACAAAACCACTAGTTAGTGGATCACATACTTTACCATCCTACAAGAAAAGGTCCATCAAGACAATTGTTGTGGTCCTTGTAGTATTTACAATTTGTTTCCTCCCATTCCACATTACACGGACCTTGTACTATTATGCAAGACTTAAGGAAGAATGCCAATTTCTTAAGGTGgtgaatataatatacaaaataacacGTCCAATGGCTAGTGCCAACAGCTGTATTGACCCTGTCCTCTATTTTCTTGCCAGTGACAGCTATCAGAGACGGCTGTTGAGGACAGTGACTAGGGTTTCTGGGACATGTAGGCGGCATTTTGCTACACGCCGTTCAGGGCCCTTGTTATGCAGGAGAGGTGGCAGTCTTGCTGTGATTACTACTGAAGAGCCACAGACCACTGGCAGTTTAGGCAGCATTTTGGAAGAAAGGGGTATGAGGAGCAGAGTTGCAGGGAGAAACACAGAGGAAGTTGAGAATGGGCATGGAGAGCAGGAGTGCAATAATCAAAGTCAAAAAAGGAGAGCCTTGGAACAGAAAGAATGTATGCAAAGTGGAAAAGAATCCTGGGGGGAAGTGGTGGGTGCTATGAAAGTCAGAGATACAGGAACTGCATGTATACTGGAAAGACATAAATCACTGGGAGAGAAAAAGAAGGCAAATGGCATTGGAGAAAACCATGGCAGATGGAGTCTACGTATGAGAGATGTTGGAGATGCAAATGAGGAACAAATACATGAAATCCCATGTGAAGCAAAGGGTAGCTCCACATGGAACCTCTTGGAGTCTACAGAATGA
- the LOC128503819 gene encoding diacylglycerol O-acyltransferase 2-like, which translates to MKTIIAAYSKNLKGSRLTLRSSFQSLSAASAFIQHHFRTCLQLLSVLQWIFSFLVMGLLFLVIFTYLFFTQLWLVSALYMSWLLIDWETPEKGGRRSLWVRNWSVWNYFRDYFPIQLVKTHNLPPGRNYIIGSHPHGILCIGAFCNFVTESTGFSQKFPGIRPYLATLAGNFRLPVLREYMMSGGLCPVNRKSIGYVLSKSGRGNAVVIVVGGAAESLSCQPGVTTLILSRRQGFVRLALENGTDLVPSFSFGETDLYQQVHFPEGSILRAAQCKFQKLFGFAPCFFYGRGLTSCQSKGFIPYSRPVTTVIGEPVTVPQIKDPSPQIVDQYHEMYKRSLLKLFHEYKTKYGLGEAAELRIL; encoded by the exons ATGAAAACCATTATTGCTGCATACTCCAAAAACCTGAAAG GCAGCAGGCTGACTCTGCGGTCTTCATTTCAATCTCTTTCTGCTGCTTCTGCCTTCATACAACACCATTTTCGTACTTGTTTGCAACTACTGTCTGTTCTGCAATGGATATTTTCCTTTCTAGTGATGG GCCTGCTGTTCCTCGTTATCTTCACATATCTTTTCTTTACACAACTGTGGTTGGTCTCTGCCCTGTACATGAGCTGGCTCTTGATAGACTGGGAAACACCTGAGAAAG GGGGTCGTCGCAGTCTGTGGGTGCGAAATTGGTCTGTTTGGAACTATTTTCGAGATTACTTTCCCATACAG CTGGTAAAGACTCATAACCTCCCTCCTGGACGTAATTACATTATTGGCTCGCATCCACATGGCATCCTGTGCATTGGGGCATTCTGTAATTTTGTCACAGAGTCTACTGGCTTCTCTCAGAAATTCCCTGGAATCCGTCCATACTTGGCGACGTTGGCAGGAAACTTTCGATTGCCTGTACTACGCGAGTACATGATGAGTGGAG GGCTCTGTCCAGTAAATCGAAAGTCTATCGGTTACGTGCTGTCAAAGAGCGGCCGTGGCAATGCAGTGGTGATTGTAGTCGGAGGAGCAGCCGAGTCCTTATCCTGCCAGCCGGGAGTCACCACCCTGATTCTGAGCAGGAGACAAGGCTTTGTGAGACTGGCACTGGAGAACGG GACAGACCTGGTTCCCTCGTTTTCATTTGGGGAGACTGATCTATACCAGCAGGTACATTTCCCAGAGGGCAGTATACTCCGAGCAGCTCAGTGCAAGTTCCAGAAACTGTTTGGCTTTGCTCCTTGTTTCTTCTACGGTCGTGGCTTAACTTCCTGCCAATCCAAGGGTTTTATCCCATACTCTCGTCCAGTCACCACTGTTA ttggagaGCCAGTCACTGTACCTCAGATCAAGGACCCAAGCCCGCAGATAGTGGACCAATACCATGAAATGTATAAGCGCTCTCTCCTAAAACTGTTCCATGAGTACAAGACCAAGTACGGTCTGGGAGAGGCTGCCGAGCTTCGGATCCTTTGA